One Megamonas hypermegale genomic window carries:
- the purE gene encoding 5-(carboxyamino)imidazole ribonucleotide mutase, whose protein sequence is MKVAVVMGSDSDFPILKPAVDLLHQFNVETEVIVASAHRTPGKVRDLVSSAEERGVGAFISAAGAAAHLGGVIASYTTLPVIGVPINATPLNGMDALLSTVQMPSGIPVATMAINGAKNAAIFAVEMFAISDDNLKKALKEYRAKMVEEVEAKAAKVAAQLEK, encoded by the coding sequence ATGAAAGTAGCTGTAGTAATGGGCAGTGATTCTGATTTTCCCATTTTAAAACCGGCTGTTGATTTATTACATCAGTTCAATGTTGAAACAGAAGTAATCGTAGCTTCTGCGCACCGTACCCCTGGCAAAGTCCGTGACCTAGTTTCTTCTGCTGAAGAAAGAGGCGTTGGCGCATTTATTTCTGCCGCTGGTGCTGCTGCACATTTAGGTGGAGTTATTGCATCTTATACCACATTGCCTGTAATTGGAGTACCGATTAATGCAACACCACTTAATGGTATGGATGCTCTTTTAAGCACAGTACAGATGCCATCCGGTATTCCGGTAGCAACAATGGCAATTAATGGAGCAAAAAATGCTGCTATTTTTGCTGTAGAAATGTTTGCTATTAGTGATGATAATTTGAAAAAAGCACTTAAAGAATATCGTGCTAAGATGGTTGAAGAAGTAGAAGCAAAAGCTGCAAAAGTGGCAGCTCAATTAGAAAAATAA
- the purC gene encoding phosphoribosylaminoimidazolesuccinocarboxamide synthase, which produces MENKLLYEGKAKKIFATENPDELLVYYKDDATAGNGAKKGTIADKGILNNKITNFFFDLLGKAGIKHHLIKVLNDREILVKKLDIVPLEVIIRNVAAGSLAKRLGLEEGVKMSRPVIEFCYKCDDLGDPMVNRYHILAMGWATEEELKQIEEMSLKINDIMTKYLVTKNIDLIDFKLEFGRYNGEILLGDELSPDNCRFWDSTTHEKLDKDRFRRDLGNVEDAYKEVLHRLTGEVVK; this is translated from the coding sequence ATGGAAAATAAATTATTATATGAAGGCAAAGCTAAAAAAATATTCGCAACTGAAAATCCTGATGAATTATTAGTTTATTATAAAGATGATGCTACTGCTGGTAATGGTGCAAAAAAAGGCACAATTGCTGATAAAGGTATTTTAAATAACAAAATTACTAATTTCTTCTTTGATTTATTAGGCAAAGCAGGCATTAAACATCATCTCATTAAAGTTTTAAATGACCGTGAAATTCTCGTTAAAAAATTAGATATCGTTCCTCTCGAAGTTATCATTCGTAACGTTGCAGCTGGTAGCCTTGCAAAACGTCTTGGTCTTGAAGAAGGCGTAAAAATGTCTCGTCCAGTTATTGAATTCTGCTACAAATGCGATGACCTTGGTGACCCAATGGTAAACCGTTATCATATCTTAGCTATGGGCTGGGCTACTGAAGAAGAACTCAAACAGATTGAAGAAATGTCTTTAAAAATCAATGACATTATGACTAAATATCTCGTAACTAAAAACATTGACCTTATCGATTTCAAACTTGAATTTGGTAGATATAATGGTGAAATCCTTCTTGGTGATGAATTATCTCCAGATAACTGCCGTTTCTGGGATAGCACAACTCATGAAAAACTCGACAAAGATAGATTCCGTCGTGACCTTGGTAATGTCGAAGATGCTTATAAAGAAGTTTTACATCGCTTAACTGGTGAAGTAGTTAAATAA
- the purN gene encoding phosphoribosylglycinamide formyltransferase, whose amino-acid sequence MNNAVLGVLASGRGSDLQSIIDAVEAGQIKAKIGVVLTDKPNVMALQRAEKAGIPAICVDRKKYDDRDAFERELVKQLKEHGVTLVILAGFMRILSPYFVNEFKNCIMNIHPSLLPSFGGAHAHRDVLAYGVKVSGCTVHFVDEGMDSGPIIMQKAVPVLDDDTEETLSARVLEQEHIIYPKVIELYLAGKIHVNGRHVTIDD is encoded by the coding sequence ATGAATAATGCTGTACTTGGCGTATTAGCTTCCGGTCGTGGCAGCGATTTGCAATCAATAATCGATGCTGTAGAAGCAGGACAGATTAAAGCAAAAATCGGCGTGGTTTTAACTGATAAACCAAACGTAATGGCACTTCAGCGTGCTGAAAAAGCTGGTATTCCAGCAATTTGCGTTGACCGCAAAAAATATGATGATAGAGATGCATTTGAACGTGAATTAGTAAAACAGTTAAAAGAACATGGTGTAACACTCGTTATTTTAGCTGGTTTTATGCGCATTTTAAGTCCATACTTTGTAAATGAATTTAAAAATTGCATCATGAATATTCATCCTTCACTTTTGCCATCATTTGGTGGTGCTCATGCTCATCGCGATGTATTGGCTTACGGCGTAAAAGTATCTGGTTGCACAGTGCATTTTGTCGATGAAGGCATGGACAGCGGTCCCATCATTATGCAAAAAGCTGTTCCAGTACTTGATGATGATACAGAAGAAACATTATCCGCTCGAGTATTAGAACAAGAACATATTATTTATCCTAAAGTTATAGAATTATATCTCGCAGGAAAAATTCATGTAAATGGTCGCCATGTAACAATTGACGATTAA
- the purM gene encoding phosphoribosylformylglycinamidine cyclo-ligase translates to MAENKQTNLTYRDSGVDIDAGNYSVKLIKDSVKATYRPEVLGDLGGFGGLFALNSGKYKEPVLVSGTDGVGTKLRLAFMLDKHDTIGQDAVAMCVNDILVQGAEPLFFLDYLAVGKLDPQQVATVVKGVANACKESGCALIGGETAEMSGFYSDGEYDIAGFAVGAVDKSKIITGDKIKAGDVLVGIPSSGVHSNGYSLVRKICFEVKGFDGSEKFDELGGKTLGEELLTPTRLYPSVCLPLIEKYDIHGMVHVTGGGFYENISRILPEGTGVSVNADAWEMPAIFKLLQQWGNVDWHEMYRVFNMGIGMILLVSSEDAKSIQADLAAKGEKSYIIGEVVEGNQTVEVKGGVFNE, encoded by the coding sequence ATGGCTGAAAATAAACAGACAAATCTTACCTATCGTGATTCTGGCGTAGATATTGATGCAGGAAATTATTCTGTAAAACTCATTAAAGATAGCGTAAAAGCAACATATCGTCCAGAAGTTTTAGGAGATTTAGGCGGCTTTGGCGGTTTATTTGCTTTAAATAGCGGTAAATATAAAGAACCTGTACTCGTATCTGGTACAGACGGCGTTGGTACAAAACTTCGTTTAGCATTCATGCTTGACAAACATGATACTATCGGTCAAGATGCTGTTGCTATGTGCGTAAACGATATTCTTGTACAAGGCGCAGAACCATTATTCTTCTTAGATTATTTAGCTGTTGGTAAATTAGACCCACAGCAGGTGGCAACTGTAGTAAAAGGCGTAGCTAATGCTTGTAAAGAATCTGGCTGTGCATTAATCGGCGGCGAAACAGCTGAAATGTCTGGCTTCTATTCCGATGGTGAATACGATATCGCTGGCTTTGCAGTTGGTGCAGTTGATAAATCCAAAATCATCACTGGTGATAAAATTAAAGCTGGCGATGTTCTTGTAGGTATTCCATCTAGCGGTGTTCATTCCAATGGTTATTCCTTAGTTCGTAAAATTTGCTTTGAAGTTAAAGGCTTTGATGGCAGTGAAAAATTTGATGAACTCGGTGGTAAAACATTAGGCGAAGAACTCTTGACACCTACTCGTTTATATCCTTCCGTATGTCTTCCATTAATCGAAAAATACGATATCCATGGTATGGTACATGTAACAGGTGGCGGTTTCTATGAAAATATTTCCCGCATATTACCTGAAGGCACAGGCGTAAGCGTTAATGCTGATGCTTGGGAAATGCCAGCAATCTTTAAACTCTTACAACAGTGGGGCAATGTAGATTGGCATGAAATGTATCGCGTATTCAACATGGGTATTGGTATGATTTTACTCGTATCTAGTGAAGATGCAAAATCCATTCAAGCTGATTTAGCTGCTAAAGGCGAAAAATCCTATATCATTGGTGAAGTTGTCGAAGGCAATCAAACTGTTGAAGTTAAAGGCGGCGTTTTCAATGAATAA
- the purF gene encoding amidophosphoribosyltransferase: MVDITSNKWKEECGVFGVFSRTEDVSMLTYLGLYALQHRGQESAGIAITDGAWMDVNRGMGLVNEVFRHQLPHMENQYIAIGHVRYSTTGSSLLANTQPLIANYCGGKISLAHNGNLTNAAEIRRSLEEQGTIFQTSIDTEVIVNLIARSRKSTIEEKIIESVAQIKGAYCLTIMTENKLIALRDPQGFRPLCIGKTEEGSWVVSSESCALDVVGAEFIRDVKPGEMVVMDDDGLKSYECVKPQKRASCIFEYIYFARPDSTIDGQSVHAARFMMGRMLARESKFKGDIVISVPDSGNTAASGFAYESGIPYCEGLIKNRYIGRTFIQPTQKKRDTAVRLKLNAIKEAVKGKSVIMVDDSIVRGTTSGKIVKMLRKAGAKEVHMCVSSPPIGYPCYYGIDTSVRKELIAATKTVEEIREYIGADSLHFLSLEGLRASLTTANPDDMCYACFNNAYPIEMSKETVTGADKYVFEQRHK; encoded by the coding sequence ATGGTTGACATTACGTCAAATAAATGGAAAGAAGAATGTGGCGTTTTCGGTGTATTTTCCCGTACAGAGGACGTATCTATGCTTACTTATCTTGGCTTATATGCTCTTCAACATCGTGGACAAGAAAGCGCAGGTATTGCAATAACTGATGGCGCATGGATGGATGTAAATCGCGGTATGGGACTTGTTAATGAAGTTTTCCGTCATCAACTTCCTCATATGGAAAATCAATATATTGCAATTGGTCATGTACGCTATTCCACTACGGGGTCTAGCTTATTGGCTAATACTCAGCCACTTATCGCTAATTATTGTGGTGGAAAAATCAGTTTAGCACATAATGGTAATTTAACTAATGCTGCTGAAATCCGCCGTAGTTTAGAAGAACAGGGAACAATCTTCCAAACTTCTATTGATACAGAAGTTATTGTTAATCTTATTGCTCGTTCTCGTAAATCTACTATTGAAGAAAAAATAATAGAAAGTGTAGCACAGATAAAAGGTGCTTATTGCTTAACTATTATGACAGAAAATAAACTTATTGCACTTAGAGACCCACAAGGTTTCCGTCCATTGTGTATTGGTAAAACAGAAGAAGGCTCTTGGGTTGTATCTTCTGAATCTTGCGCTTTAGACGTTGTAGGTGCTGAGTTCATTAGAGATGTTAAACCAGGTGAAATGGTTGTAATGGATGATGATGGACTTAAGTCTTATGAATGTGTAAAACCACAAAAAAGAGCTTCTTGTATTTTTGAATATATTTATTTTGCTCGTCCAGACAGTACAATTGATGGTCAAAGCGTACATGCTGCTCGTTTTATGATGGGTAGAATGCTTGCTCGTGAAAGTAAATTCAAAGGCGATATAGTTATTTCTGTACCTGACTCTGGTAATACTGCTGCATCTGGATTTGCTTATGAATCAGGCATTCCATACTGTGAAGGTTTAATAAAAAATCGTTATATCGGACGTACATTTATTCAACCAACACAGAAAAAACGTGATACAGCTGTTCGCTTGAAACTCAATGCAATTAAAGAAGCTGTTAAAGGCAAATCTGTAATCATGGTTGATGACTCTATTGTACGCGGTACAACTAGTGGTAAAATCGTAAAAATGTTGCGTAAAGCAGGCGCTAAAGAAGTTCATATGTGCGTAAGTTCTCCACCAATCGGCTATCCTTGCTATTATGGAATTGATACTTCCGTACGTAAAGAACTTATTGCTGCAACGAAAACAGTAGAAGAAATTCGTGAATATATCGGGGCAGACTCTTTACATTTCTTATCTCTGGAAGGTCTTAGAGCTTCACTCACTACAGCTAATCCAGATGATATGTGTTATGCATGCTTTAACAATGCATATCCTATTGAAATGTCAAAAGAAACGGTAACTGGTGCTGATAAATACGTATTTGAACAGCGCCATAAGTAA